The Pimelobacter simplex genomic sequence GCCGACCTGATGCGCGCGGTCGCCAAGGAGCTCGGGCTCGAGGTCCGCTTCCACGACCTCGCCTTCGAGGCGATGATCCCGTCGGTCGTCAACGGCCGCAGCGACGTCCTGGTCGGCCCCCTCGCGGACAGCGAGGAGCGGCGCAAGGAGGTGACGTTCGTCGACACCCTCAACACGCAGATGAGCATGCTCGTCCAGAACGGCAACCCGAAGAACGTCGACCCCAGCGATGTCTGCGGGCTGACCGCGGGCGAGGCGGCCGGCAGCCTGCAGGAGTCGGTCCTCAAGAAGGTCGCGGCCAACTGTGAGGCCGCGGGCAAGCCGAAGCTCACCCTGCTCTCGTTCGGCGAGGTCAGCCAGCCGTTCCTGTCGGTCAAGAACGGCCGGATCGACTTCACGCTGCAGGACCCGGCCGTCGCGGCGTACACCGACGAGCAGGACGACGAGCTCGAGCTCGTCGAGGGGCACCTGGCCGAGGACGCCCCGGTGCGCCAGGGCTGGGTGGTCGCGAAGGACAACCAGGTGCTCGCCGAGGCCTTCGCCGCGGCGATCGAGAAGCTCGCCGAGGACGGCACCTGGCAGGCCATCCTCGACAAGGCCGGCCTGAAGGACGCGACCAACCTTCCGCCGACCATCAACTCCCAGCCGGTCGACGCGAGCTGATGAACAGGGCAGGCTCGGAGACTGTGCGAGAACGAGAGATCCAGGTCCTCAGCGACGATCCCGGCGCGCTGCCGCTCGTCCCGCGACGGCACCCCGGCCGGTGGCTCGCCGCCGCCGTGGTGGCCCTCCTCCTGGCGTCGCTGCTGCTGACCCTGGCGTCGACGGAGACGCTCCAGTGGGACGTCGTGGGCGACTACCTGTTCAGCGCGGACGTGCTGAAGGGCGTGCGCAACACGATCCTGATGACCATCCTCTGCATGGTCCTCGGCATGGCGCTCGGCACGATGATCGCGGTCATGCGGCTCTCGCCGAACCCGGTGCTCTCGGGGGTCGCCTCGCTCTACCAGTGGTTCTTCCGCG encodes the following:
- a CDS encoding ABC transporter substrate-binding protein, with amino-acid sequence MNGRRAAAAVLASLALGASACSVSTTKDDADAGKSGTSKIALPGDIAKQGYLDVGSYFNYPPYTLPDGNDLGGIEADLMRAVAKELGLEVRFHDLAFEAMIPSVVNGRSDVLVGPLADSEERRKEVTFVDTLNTQMSMLVQNGNPKNVDPSDVCGLTAGEAAGSLQESVLKKVAANCEAAGKPKLTLLSFGEVSQPFLSVKNGRIDFTLQDPAVAAYTDEQDDELELVEGHLAEDAPVRQGWVVAKDNQVLAEAFAAAIEKLAEDGTWQAILDKAGLKDATNLPPTINSQPVDAS